A window of the Streptomyces sp. JB150 genome harbors these coding sequences:
- a CDS encoding EAL domain-containing protein, giving the protein MNAPTPTLDARLRTQRATGALRPRPPVARRGPTAVHQLLLALVCAAYAVGSAVGWGSEQLALIMGDFGLSAAAAAAAVSCLLYARGRQVRFRPAWLLFALSSTMAALGNLVWGWYEVVLGRPVPSPSYADLFFLCFAPPAIVGLLVLAKRPVNKAGWVCLALDAWLIGGSLLTLSWSLALAQAAKGGDQGVAHAALSLAYPLLDIALVSMVLALHFRRSGTHRSAVNTAIGALALTVMCDALFTSPLLHHSYRSGQLLDAGWFAGSLLLAYAPWVAPRQPEEQHTRVVHEHVPGQRPAGHPPHGPVPPGEHTRYPATRPLTGSLAALTPYLAAAVCTLGILYNVLNGRSVDRVVLLTGGTVVLALVMRQGIMLLDNITLTQELAQKENHFRSLVQGSSDVIMIAAPNGILRYVSPAAAGVYGRPAEELVGSELADLIHPEDLGCVVHEVRRFLAASPLEEPTTRIECRFRSGDGGWLNVESTVNRHHGGLIFNSRDVTERVRLQAQLQHNAEHDPLTDLPNRALFTKRVQHALSGRRASDRGAALRGTAVLFIDLDGFKAVNDTIGHQAGDELLVQAARRLQEAVRQGDTAARLGGDEFAALIVGDGTTRDRAARERNILELADRLRVKLSQPYVIDGNDVRVAASISVAFAEPGLGAGELLRNADLAMYRAKSAGKGRVVLYKPQMQQDVVRKAELATRLRAALHDGEFTLLHQPVVRLADGRITSVTAQARWRSSQGVLFTPAEFLRVAEDSDKAAELGRWMIQEAVEQAAERAASGLVVPVAVRTTARRLLDRSMPVGSVEALLTRHGLPSGSLIIELTDIDPRVPLDELERRLSQLRRLGVRVALDGFGTGCPAITALRRLPLDVLKLDRGLVEGVVESARLHKITSGLLRIAGDLGMQSVAEGVDLPEQVAALRAMGCTHGQGMAFSGPLDEYRLRRALGSGHYPVPHAPAEPALARGAAGVYTSGVTAVFGGGTALRSHAETPVPPT; this is encoded by the coding sequence GTGAACGCGCCGACGCCCACCCTCGACGCCCGCCTGCGGACCCAGCGCGCCACCGGCGCGCTGCGTCCCCGCCCGCCCGTCGCACGCCGCGGACCGACCGCGGTCCACCAGCTGCTGCTGGCCTTGGTGTGCGCCGCCTACGCCGTCGGTTCCGCCGTCGGCTGGGGCTCGGAGCAACTGGCACTGATCATGGGGGACTTCGGACTCAGCGCGGCGGCCGCGGCCGCCGCGGTCTCCTGTCTCCTGTACGCGCGCGGCCGCCAGGTCCGGTTCCGGCCGGCCTGGCTGCTGTTCGCCCTGTCCTCCACGATGGCGGCCCTGGGCAACCTGGTCTGGGGCTGGTACGAGGTGGTCCTGGGCCGCCCCGTGCCCAGCCCCTCCTACGCCGACCTGTTCTTCCTGTGCTTCGCGCCGCCCGCCATCGTGGGCCTGCTCGTCCTCGCCAAGCGGCCGGTGAACAAGGCGGGCTGGGTCTGCCTGGCCCTCGACGCCTGGCTGATCGGCGGCTCGCTGCTCACCCTGTCGTGGAGCCTCGCGCTCGCGCAGGCCGCCAAGGGCGGCGACCAGGGCGTGGCGCACGCCGCGCTCTCCCTCGCCTACCCGCTGCTCGACATCGCCCTGGTCAGCATGGTGCTGGCGCTGCACTTCCGGCGTTCGGGCACGCACCGCTCGGCCGTCAACACGGCGATCGGCGCCCTCGCCCTGACCGTCATGTGCGACGCCCTGTTCACCTCGCCGCTGCTGCACCACAGCTACCGCTCGGGCCAGCTGCTCGACGCCGGCTGGTTCGCCGGTTCGCTGCTGCTGGCGTACGCCCCGTGGGTGGCGCCCCGGCAGCCCGAGGAACAGCACACCCGCGTGGTGCACGAGCACGTGCCCGGCCAGCGTCCCGCCGGCCACCCGCCGCACGGTCCGGTGCCGCCGGGCGAGCACACCCGCTACCCGGCCACCCGCCCGCTCACCGGCTCGCTGGCCGCCCTCACGCCGTACCTGGCCGCCGCCGTGTGCACGCTGGGGATCCTCTACAACGTGCTCAACGGCCGCAGCGTCGACCGCGTGGTGCTGCTCACCGGCGGCACCGTGGTGCTCGCGCTGGTGATGCGCCAGGGAATCATGCTGCTCGACAACATCACCCTCACCCAGGAGCTGGCGCAGAAGGAGAACCACTTCCGCTCCCTGGTGCAGGGCTCCAGCGACGTCATCATGATCGCCGCGCCCAACGGCATCCTGCGCTACGTCTCACCGGCCGCGGCCGGGGTCTACGGACGCCCCGCCGAGGAACTGGTGGGCTCCGAGCTGGCCGATCTCATCCACCCCGAGGACCTGGGCTGTGTGGTGCACGAGGTGCGCCGCTTCCTCGCCGCCAGCCCCCTGGAGGAGCCCACCACCCGCATCGAGTGCCGTTTCCGCTCCGGCGACGGCGGCTGGCTGAACGTCGAGTCGACCGTCAACCGCCACCACGGCGGGCTGATCTTCAACAGCCGGGACGTCACCGAACGCGTGCGCCTGCAGGCGCAGCTCCAGCACAACGCCGAGCACGACCCGCTCACCGACCTGCCCAACCGGGCGCTGTTCACCAAGCGCGTCCAGCACGCCCTCTCGGGCCGCCGCGCCTCCGACCGGGGCGCCGCCCTGCGCGGCACCGCGGTGCTCTTCATCGACCTGGACGGCTTCAAGGCCGTCAATGACACCATCGGACACCAGGCCGGGGACGAACTCCTCGTGCAGGCCGCCCGCCGGCTCCAGGAGGCGGTCCGCCAGGGCGACACCGCGGCCCGGCTGGGCGGTGACGAGTTCGCGGCCCTGATCGTCGGCGACGGCACCACCCGGGACCGGGCGGCCCGCGAACGCAACATCCTGGAGCTCGCCGACCGCCTCAGGGTGAAGCTGTCGCAGCCGTACGTCATCGACGGCAACGATGTCCGGGTCGCCGCCTCCATCAGCGTCGCCTTCGCCGAGCCCGGCCTCGGCGCGGGCGAGCTGCTGCGCAACGCCGACCTCGCGATGTACCGGGCGAAGTCGGCCGGCAAGGGCCGCGTGGTGCTGTACAAGCCGCAGATGCAGCAGGACGTCGTCCGCAAGGCGGAGCTGGCCACCCGGCTGCGCGCCGCCCTGCACGACGGGGAGTTCACGCTGCTGCACCAGCCCGTGGTCCGGCTCGCGGACGGCCGGATCACGTCGGTCACCGCGCAGGCGCGCTGGCGGTCCTCGCAAGGGGTGCTCTTCACGCCCGCCGAGTTCCTGCGGGTGGCCGAGGACAGCGACAAGGCCGCCGAGCTGGGCCGCTGGATGATCCAGGAGGCCGTCGAGCAGGCCGCCGAACGTGCCGCGAGCGGGCTCGTGGTGCCCGTGGCCGTCCGGACGACCGCCCGCCGCCTGCTGGACCGCTCGATGCCCGTCGGCTCGGTCGAGGCCCTGCTCACCCGGCACGGACTGCCGTCGGGGTCGCTGATCATCGAACTGACCGACATCGATCCGCGCGTCCCGCTGGACGAGCTGGAGCGCCGCCTCAGCCAGCTCAGGCGGCTCGGCGTCCGCGTCGCGCTGGACGGGTTCGGCACCGGCTGCCCGGCCATCACGGCGCTGCGCCGGCTCCCGCTGGACGTGCTGAAGCTCGACCGCGGCCTGGTCGAGGGCGTCGTCGAGTCCGCGCGGCTGCACAAGATCACCAGTGGGCTGCTGCGGATCGCCGGCGACCTCGGGATGCAGTCCGTGGCCGAGGGCGTGGACCTGCCGGAGCAGGTCGCCGCCCTGCGCGCGATGGGCTGCACCCACGGACAGGGCATGGCGTTCTCCGGACCCCTGGACGAGTACCGGCTGCGCCGGGCGCTCGGATCCGGCCATTACCCGGTGCCGCACGCACCGGCCGAGCCGGCTCTGGCGCGCGGCGCGGCGGGGGTGTACACGAGTGGTGTGACCGCCGTCTTCGGAGGCGGGACGGCCCTTCGCTCACATGCTGAGACTCCCGTCCCACCCACTTGA
- a CDS encoding acetolactate synthase large subunit, whose protein sequence is MTEQATGAHHPQPRPRSGGQQPTPVEHVTGAQSLIRSLEEVGADTVFGIPGGAILPAYDPLMDSTRVRHVLVRHEQGAGHAATGYAQATGKVGVCMATSGPGATNLVTPIADAHMDSVPLVAITGQVSSKAIGTDAFQEADIVGITMPITKHNFLVTKAEDIPRVIAEAFHIASTGRPGPVLVDISKDALQARTTFSWPPAMDLPGYRPVTKPHAKQIREAAKLITAARRPVLYVGGGVLKARATAELKVLAELTGAPVTTTLMALGAFPDSHPLHVGMPGMHGAVTAVTALQKADLIVALGARFDDRVTGKLDSFAPYAKIVHADVDPAEIGKNRAADVPIVGDAREVIADLIHAVQKEHSEGHKGDYTAWWHDLNRWRETYPLGYDQPDDGSLSPQQVIERIGQLSPEGTIFAAGVGQHQMWAAHFISYETPATWLNSGGAGTMGYAVPAAMGAKAGAPDKTVWAIDGDGCFQMTNQELTTCALNGIPIKVAIINNGALGMVRQWQTLFYNQRYSNTVLHSGPEHDGKAPGQGTRIPDFVKLSEAMGCYAIRCEDPADLDKVIEEANSINDRPVVVDFIVHQDAMVWPMVAAGTSNDEIMAARDVRPDFGDNEDD, encoded by the coding sequence ATGACCGAGCAGGCCACCGGGGCCCATCATCCGCAGCCGCGGCCCCGTTCCGGAGGACAGCAGCCGACGCCCGTCGAGCACGTCACGGGTGCGCAGTCCCTCATCCGCTCTCTCGAGGAGGTCGGCGCCGACACGGTATTCGGCATTCCCGGCGGGGCCATCCTCCCGGCCTACGACCCGCTGATGGACTCCACCAGGGTGCGCCACGTCCTGGTCCGCCACGAGCAGGGCGCCGGCCACGCGGCCACCGGCTACGCGCAGGCCACCGGCAAGGTCGGCGTCTGCATGGCCACCTCCGGCCCCGGCGCCACCAACCTGGTCACGCCGATCGCGGACGCCCACATGGACTCGGTGCCCCTGGTCGCGATCACCGGCCAGGTGTCCTCCAAGGCGATCGGCACGGACGCCTTCCAGGAGGCGGACATCGTCGGCATCACCATGCCGATCACCAAGCACAACTTCCTCGTCACCAAGGCCGAGGACATCCCGCGGGTGATCGCGGAGGCCTTCCACATCGCCTCCACCGGCCGCCCCGGTCCGGTCCTGGTCGACATCTCCAAGGACGCCCTCCAGGCCCGGACCACCTTCTCCTGGCCGCCCGCCATGGACCTGCCCGGCTACCGCCCGGTGACCAAGCCGCACGCCAAGCAGATCCGCGAGGCCGCCAAGCTGATCACCGCCGCCCGGCGGCCCGTCCTCTACGTCGGCGGCGGCGTCCTGAAGGCCCGGGCCACCGCCGAGCTGAAGGTCCTCGCCGAACTCACCGGAGCACCCGTCACCACCACCCTGATGGCGCTCGGCGCGTTTCCCGACAGCCACCCGCTGCACGTGGGAATGCCGGGCATGCACGGTGCGGTCACCGCCGTCACCGCGCTGCAGAAGGCCGACCTGATCGTCGCCCTCGGCGCCCGCTTCGACGACCGCGTCACCGGCAAGCTGGACAGCTTCGCCCCGTACGCCAAGATCGTCCACGCGGACGTCGACCCGGCCGAGATCGGCAAGAACCGCGCCGCGGACGTGCCGATCGTCGGCGACGCCCGCGAGGTCATCGCCGACCTGATCCACGCCGTCCAGAAGGAGCACAGCGAGGGCCACAAGGGCGACTACACCGCCTGGTGGCACGACCTGAACCGCTGGCGCGAGACCTACCCGCTCGGCTACGACCAGCCCGACGACGGCTCGCTCTCCCCGCAGCAGGTCATCGAGCGGATCGGGCAGCTCTCCCCCGAGGGCACGATCTTCGCCGCGGGCGTCGGCCAGCACCAGATGTGGGCCGCCCACTTCATCAGCTACGAGACGCCCGCGACCTGGCTGAACTCCGGCGGCGCCGGAACCATGGGCTACGCCGTCCCGGCCGCCATGGGCGCCAAGGCCGGCGCGCCCGACAAGACGGTCTGGGCGATCGACGGCGACGGCTGCTTCCAGATGACCAACCAGGAACTGACCACCTGCGCCCTGAACGGCATCCCGATCAAGGTCGCCATCATCAACAACGGCGCCCTCGGCATGGTCCGCCAGTGGCAGACCCTCTTCTACAACCAGCGGTACTCCAACACCGTCCTGCACTCCGGCCCGGAGCACGACGGCAAGGCGCCCGGCCAGGGCACCAGGATCCCCGACTTCGTGAAGCTGTCGGAGGCCATGGGCTGCTACGCGATCCGCTGCGAGGACCCGGCCGACCTCGACAAGGTCATCGAGGAGGCGAACTCGATCAACGACCGTCCGGTCGTCGTCGACTTCATCGTCCACCAGGACGCGATGGTGTGGCCGATGGTGGCCGCCGGCACCTCCAACGACGAGATCATGGCCGCCCGGGACGTCCGCCCCGACTTCGGCGACAACGAAGACGACTGA
- the ilvN gene encoding acetolactate synthase small subunit: MSKHTLSVLVENTPGILARIAALFSRRGFNIDSLAVGVTEHPDISRITIVVNVEDLPLEQVTKQLNKLVNVLKIVELEPSQAVQRELVLVKVRADNETRSQIVEIVQLFRAKTVDVSPEAVTIEATGSSDKLSAMLKMLEPYGIKELVQSGTIAIGRGARSITDRSLRALDRSA, from the coding sequence ATGTCCAAGCACACGCTCTCCGTCCTGGTGGAGAACACGCCCGGCATCCTCGCCCGGATCGCCGCCCTGTTCTCCCGCCGCGGCTTCAACATCGACTCGCTCGCCGTCGGCGTCACCGAGCACCCCGACATCTCCCGCATCACCATCGTGGTGAACGTCGAGGACCTGCCGCTGGAGCAGGTGACCAAGCAGCTCAACAAGCTGGTCAACGTGCTCAAGATCGTCGAGCTGGAGCCGTCGCAGGCCGTCCAGCGCGAACTGGTCCTGGTGAAGGTGCGCGCCGACAACGAGACCCGCTCCCAGATCGTCGAGATCGTCCAGCTGTTCCGCGCCAAGACCGTCGACGTCTCCCCGGAGGCCGTCACCATCGAGGCCACCGGCTCCAGCGACAAGCTGTCCGCCATGCTCAAGATGCTGGAGCCGTACGGCATCAAGGAGCTGGTCCAGTCCGGCACGATCGCGATCGGACGCGGAGCCCGGTCCATCACGGACCGCTCGCTGCGCGCCCTCGACCGCAGCGCCTGA
- the ilvC gene encoding ketol-acid reductoisomerase, with the protein MAELFYDADADLSIIQGRKVAVIGYGSQGHAHALSLRDSGVDVRVGLHEGSKSKAKAEEQGLRVVTPSEAAAEADVIMILVPDPIQAQVYEEHIAPHLKDGDALFFGHGFNIRFGFIKPPAGVDVCMVAPKGPGHLVRRQYEEGRGVPCIAAVEQDATGNAFALALSYAKGIGGTRAGVIKTTFTEETETDLFGEQAVLCGGTAALVKAGFETLTEAGYQPEIAYFECLHELKLIVDLMYEGGLEKMRWSISETAEWGDYVTGPRIITDATKAEMKKVLAEIQDGTFAQQWMDEYHGGLKKYNEYKQQDSEHLLETTGKELRKLMSWVNEEA; encoded by the coding sequence GTGGCCGAGCTGTTCTACGACGCCGACGCCGACCTGTCCATCATCCAGGGCCGCAAGGTCGCGGTCATCGGTTACGGCAGCCAGGGCCACGCGCACGCCCTGTCGCTGCGTGACTCGGGTGTCGACGTCCGCGTCGGTCTGCACGAGGGCTCCAAGTCCAAGGCGAAGGCCGAGGAGCAGGGCCTGCGCGTGGTGACCCCGTCCGAGGCCGCCGCCGAGGCCGACGTCATCATGATCCTCGTCCCGGACCCGATCCAGGCGCAGGTCTACGAGGAGCACATCGCGCCCCACCTGAAGGACGGCGACGCGCTGTTCTTCGGCCACGGCTTCAACATCCGCTTCGGCTTCATCAAGCCCCCGGCCGGCGTCGACGTCTGCATGGTCGCCCCGAAGGGCCCGGGCCACCTGGTGCGCCGTCAGTACGAGGAGGGCCGCGGCGTTCCCTGCATCGCGGCCGTCGAGCAGGACGCCACCGGCAACGCCTTCGCGCTGGCCCTGTCGTACGCCAAGGGCATCGGCGGCACCCGCGCCGGCGTCATCAAGACCACCTTCACCGAGGAGACCGAGACCGACCTGTTCGGTGAGCAGGCCGTCCTCTGCGGTGGCACCGCCGCCCTGGTCAAGGCCGGCTTCGAGACGCTGACCGAGGCGGGCTACCAGCCGGAGATCGCCTACTTCGAGTGCCTGCACGAGCTGAAGCTGATCGTGGACCTCATGTACGAGGGCGGCCTGGAGAAGATGCGCTGGTCGATCTCCGAGACCGCCGAGTGGGGCGACTACGTCACCGGCCCGCGGATCATCACCGACGCCACCAAGGCCGAGATGAAGAAGGTCCTCGCCGAGATCCAGGACGGCACGTTCGCCCAGCAGTGGATGGACGAGTACCACGGCGGTCTGAAGAAGTACAACGAGTACAAGCAGCAGGACTCCGAGCACCTGCTGGAGACCACCGGCAAGGAGCTGCGCAAGCTCATGAGCTGGGTGAACGAGGAGGCGTAA
- the serA gene encoding phosphoglycerate dehydrogenase, protein MSSKPVVLIAEELSPATVDALGPDFEIRHCNGADRAELLPAIADVDAILIRSATKVDAEAIAAANKLKVVARAGVGLDNVDVSAATKAGVMVVNAPTSNIVTAAELACGLILATARNIPQANAALKNGEWKRSKYTGVELAEKTLGVVGLGRIGALVAQRMSAFGMKVVAYDPYVQPARAAQMGVKVLSLDELLEVSDFITVHLPKTPETVGLIGDEALRKVKPSVRIVNAARGGIVDEEALYSALKEGRVAGAGLDVYAKEPCTDSPLFEFDQVVATPHLGASTDEAQEKAGIAVAKSVRLALAGELVPDAVNVQGGVIAEDVKPGLPLAERLGRIFTALAGEVAVRLDVEVYGEITQHDVKVLELSALKGVFEDVVDETVSYVNAPLFAQERGVEVRLTTSSESPDHRNVVTVRGTLADGEEVSVSGTLAGPKHLQKIVAVGEYDVDLALADHMVVLKYEDRPGVVGTVGRILGEAGINIGGMQVARAAVGGEALAVLTVDDTVAPNVLAELAAETGATSARSVNLV, encoded by the coding sequence GTGAGCTCGAAACCCGTCGTACTCATCGCTGAAGAGCTGTCGCCCGCCACCGTCGACGCGCTGGGCCCCGACTTCGAGATCCGCCACTGCAACGGCGCCGACCGGGCGGAGCTGCTCCCGGCCATCGCCGACGTGGACGCGATCCTGATCCGCTCCGCGACCAAGGTGGACGCCGAGGCCATCGCCGCCGCGAACAAGCTGAAGGTCGTCGCACGAGCCGGCGTCGGCCTGGACAACGTGGACGTCTCCGCCGCCACCAAGGCCGGCGTGATGGTCGTCAACGCCCCGACCTCCAACATCGTGACCGCCGCCGAGCTGGCCTGCGGTCTGATCCTGGCCACCGCCCGCAACATCCCGCAGGCCAACGCCGCGCTGAAGAACGGCGAGTGGAAGCGCAGCAAGTACACGGGCGTCGAGCTGGCCGAGAAGACCCTCGGCGTCGTCGGCCTCGGCCGCATCGGCGCACTGGTCGCCCAGCGGATGTCCGCCTTCGGCATGAAGGTCGTCGCCTACGACCCGTACGTGCAGCCCGCGCGTGCCGCGCAGATGGGCGTCAAGGTGCTGTCGCTGGACGAGCTGCTGGAGGTCTCCGACTTCATCACCGTCCACCTGCCCAAGACCCCCGAGACGGTCGGTCTGATCGGCGACGAGGCGCTGCGCAAGGTCAAGCCGAGCGTGCGGATCGTCAACGCCGCGCGCGGCGGGATCGTCGACGAGGAGGCGCTGTACTCCGCCCTCAAGGAGGGCCGGGTCGCCGGCGCCGGTCTCGACGTGTACGCGAAGGAGCCCTGCACGGACTCCCCGCTGTTCGAGTTCGACCAGGTCGTCGCCACCCCGCACCTGGGCGCCTCCACGGACGAGGCCCAGGAGAAGGCCGGTATCGCCGTCGCCAAGTCGGTGCGGCTGGCCCTCGCGGGCGAGCTGGTGCCGGACGCGGTGAACGTCCAGGGCGGCGTCATCGCCGAGGACGTCAAGCCGGGCCTGCCGCTCGCCGAGCGCCTCGGCCGGATCTTCACCGCCCTCGCGGGCGAGGTCGCGGTCCGCCTCGACGTCGAGGTGTACGGCGAGATCACCCAGCACGATGTGAAGGTGCTGGAGCTGTCCGCGCTCAAGGGCGTCTTCGAGGACGTCGTCGACGAGACGGTGTCGTACGTCAACGCCCCGCTGTTCGCCCAGGAGCGCGGGGTCGAGGTGCGCCTGACCACCAGCTCCGAGTCGCCCGACCACCGCAACGTGGTGACGGTGCGCGGCACCCTCGCGGACGGCGAGGAGGTGTCGGTCTCCGGCACGCTGGCCGGTCCCAAGCACCTGCAGAAGATCGTCGCGGTCGGCGAGTACGACGTGGACCTGGCGCTCGCCGACCACATGGTCGTGCTGAAGTACGAGGACCGCCCGGGTGTCGTCGGCACCGTGGGCCGCATCCTCGGCGAGGCGGGCATCAACATCGGCGGCATGCAGGTCGCGCGTGCGGCGGTCGGCGGCGAGGCGCTCGCCGTGCTCACCGTCGACGACACGGTGGCCCCGAACGTGCTGGCGGAGCTGGCGGCGGAGACCGGCGCGACGTCGGCCCGGTCGGTCAACCTCGTCTGA
- a CDS encoding MFS transporter, with translation MLPLLLVSMDVSVLYFAIPAISADLAPTATQLLWIFDIYAFVLAGLLMTMGSLGDRIGRRRLLLIGAAAFGAASLVAAYATSAGMLIAARAVLGVGGATLMPSTLGLTRALFPDPRQRATAIALWSGVMTAGIALGSVLSGVLVEFFWWGSVFLVNLPAMALLLVLGPILLPEARDPAPGRYDWPSVPLSLAAVLPVVYGLKEIPPQGWNVRYVVAITVGLLFAALFVHRQRTAAHPMISPALLRGPGFAPAVLLNLLAAFGTMGSALFTTQYLQSVLGKSAMEAALWALLPTVPIGLAAPAATALVQRGVPRGRVVAAGFAVAASGYALLTLAGTDSLALVLTASGVLACGMVMVMSQLTDLAITAAPADRAGSASSLLETGAEFGGALGMAVLGALGTAVYQRGIPSSAPDPAHETLGGALAAAGRLPGRAGDALATVAREAFTDGMRAAAVAGTVLLAGAAVLAAVTLRRVRPRKDAEPAEPFSASAV, from the coding sequence ATGCTCCCGCTGCTGCTCGTGTCGATGGACGTCTCCGTCCTCTACTTCGCCATCCCGGCGATCAGCGCGGATCTCGCCCCGACCGCCACCCAGCTGCTGTGGATCTTCGACATCTACGCGTTCGTGCTGGCCGGTCTGCTGATGACGATGGGCTCGCTCGGTGACCGGATCGGCCGGCGCAGGCTGCTGCTGATCGGCGCCGCCGCGTTCGGCGCCGCCTCGCTCGTGGCGGCGTACGCCACCAGCGCCGGAATGCTGATCGCGGCCCGCGCGGTGCTCGGCGTCGGCGGAGCGACCCTGATGCCGTCGACGCTGGGCCTGACCCGCGCGCTGTTCCCCGACCCACGGCAGCGGGCGACGGCGATCGCGCTGTGGTCGGGCGTGATGACGGCCGGCATCGCCCTCGGCTCGGTACTCAGCGGTGTGCTGGTGGAGTTCTTCTGGTGGGGCTCGGTCTTCCTGGTCAACCTGCCCGCGATGGCGCTGCTGCTGGTGCTCGGCCCGATCCTGCTGCCCGAGGCCCGCGACCCCGCTCCCGGACGGTACGACTGGCCGAGCGTGCCGCTGTCGCTGGCCGCGGTCCTGCCCGTGGTGTACGGCCTGAAGGAGATCCCCCCGCAGGGATGGAACGTCCGGTACGTGGTCGCGATCACCGTCGGGCTGCTCTTCGCGGCGCTGTTCGTGCACCGCCAGCGCACCGCCGCGCACCCGATGATCTCCCCGGCGCTGCTGCGCGGCCCGGGCTTCGCCCCCGCGGTCCTGCTCAACCTGCTCGCCGCGTTCGGGACGATGGGCTCGGCGCTCTTCACCACGCAGTACCTGCAGTCGGTGCTCGGCAAGAGCGCGATGGAGGCCGCCCTGTGGGCGCTGCTGCCCACCGTGCCGATCGGCCTGGCCGCACCGGCCGCGACGGCGCTCGTCCAGCGGGGTGTGCCCCGCGGCCGGGTGGTCGCCGCGGGCTTCGCGGTCGCGGCGAGCGGCTACGCGCTGCTGACCCTCGCCGGCACCGACTCGCTCGCGCTGGTGCTGACCGCGAGCGGCGTGCTGGCCTGCGGGATGGTCATGGTGATGTCCCAGCTGACGGACCTGGCCATCACAGCCGCCCCGGCCGATCGCGCGGGCTCCGCCTCCTCGCTGCTGGAGACCGGCGCCGAGTTCGGCGGCGCCCTGGGCATGGCGGTCCTCGGTGCCCTCGGTACGGCCGTGTACCAGCGCGGCATCCCGTCGTCCGCCCCGGACCCGGCCCACGAGACGCTGGGCGGCGCGCTCGCCGCCGCGGGGCGGTTGCCGGGGCGCGCGGGAGACGCCCTGGCGACGGTGGCGCGGGAGGCCTTCACCGACGGCATGCGGGCGGCGGCGGTCGCGGGCACGGTGCTGCTCGCGGGCGCGGCGGTGCTCGCGGCGGTGACCCTGCGCCGGGTCCGGCCGCGGAAGGACGCCGAGCCGGCGGAGCCGTTCAGCGCGTCCGCGGTGTGA
- a CDS encoding TetR/AcrR family transcriptional regulator, giving the protein MGHREDLLEGAKRCLLAKGFVRTTARDIVKESGTNLASIGYHYGSKDALLAQAYIALVEAMGDTFDGGGGLRGEPGSLERFREVWSNIISTMRDPGSIWHLSMEIVVMGDQLPEVRDHLVRAQREAGRGLVPLLMGGTEDDVTDEVADTVGVFLTTLMTGLIAQWTFDPKSAPDADRLTEGLRRVIETATTR; this is encoded by the coding sequence ATGGGACACCGCGAAGATCTGCTCGAGGGCGCCAAGCGCTGCCTGCTCGCCAAGGGGTTCGTGCGCACGACGGCACGGGACATCGTCAAGGAGTCGGGGACGAACCTGGCGTCCATCGGCTACCACTACGGCTCGAAGGACGCGCTGCTCGCGCAGGCCTATATCGCCCTGGTCGAAGCGATGGGCGACACCTTCGACGGCGGTGGCGGACTGCGCGGCGAGCCGGGCTCGCTGGAACGCTTCCGGGAGGTCTGGTCCAACATCATCTCCACCATGCGGGACCCCGGCTCGATCTGGCACCTGAGCATGGAGATCGTCGTGATGGGCGACCAACTCCCCGAAGTCCGCGACCACTTGGTCCGGGCGCAGCGTGAAGCCGGACGCGGGCTGGTCCCGCTGCTGATGGGCGGCACCGAGGACGACGTCACCGACGAGGTCGCGGACACCGTGGGAGTCTTCCTGACCACCCTGATGACGGGCCTCATCGCCCAGTGGACCTTCGACCCGAAGAGCGCCCCCGACGCGGACCGGCTGACGGAGGGGTTGCGGCGGGTGATCGAGACGGCTACGACGCGCTGA
- a CDS encoding dipeptide/oligopeptide/nickel ABC transporter ATP-binding protein, which translates to MSHPLLDVRGLVVRYGAVTAVDGVSFTLAAGETLALNGPSGCGKSSTATAVLQLRRPDAGEVRFEGRDLTTLTDRELRPLRPRMQPVFQDPHGSLSPRHRIRDAIAEPLKVQGRWSTADGPARVAELLDRVGLDPSCGDRRPHELSGGQCQRAGIARALASDPRLLVLDEPVSALDPSVRAGVLNLLADLQDDLGLGYLFICHDQAVVRHFADRVLEMRDGRISAS; encoded by the coding sequence ATGAGCCACCCCCTGCTGGACGTCCGCGGCCTCGTCGTCCGCTACGGCGCGGTGACGGCCGTCGACGGCGTCTCCTTCACCCTCGCGGCGGGCGAGACCCTGGCCCTCAACGGCCCCTCGGGCTGCGGCAAGTCGTCCACCGCGACGGCCGTGCTCCAGCTGCGCCGGCCCGACGCGGGCGAGGTCCGCTTCGAGGGCCGCGACCTGACCACGCTGACGGACCGCGAACTGCGTCCCCTGCGCCCGCGCATGCAGCCCGTCTTCCAGGACCCCCACGGCTCGCTGAGCCCCCGCCACCGCATCCGCGACGCGATCGCCGAACCCCTGAAGGTCCAGGGCCGCTGGAGCACCGCCGACGGCCCCGCCCGCGTCGCCGAACTGCTCGACCGCGTCGGCCTCGACCCGTCCTGCGGAGACCGCCGCCCGCACGAACTCTCCGGCGGCCAGTGCCAGCGCGCCGGCATCGCCCGCGCCCTCGCCTCCGACCCCCGCCTCCTCGTCCTCGACGAGCCGGTCTCCGCCCTCGACCCGTCCGTGCGGGCCGGCGTCCTGAACCTCCTCGCGGACCTCCAGGACGACCTCGGCCTCGGCTACCTCTTCATCTGCCACGACCAGGCCGTCGTACGGCACTTCGCGGACCGGGTGCTGGAGATGCGGGACGGGCGGATCAGCGCGTCGTAG